A genomic window from bacterium includes:
- a CDS encoding glycosyltransferase family 39 protein, translating to MTTPCNSLLKFKTSLFFLIATIYLLFAKGLPWVEADFQLEISRNLVQRHSPSLAKETNDTLLVQGKNGDWYDWHGITNVFLMTPIAMCEPIVSKVIHKDGGVKQVTSFWGALTGVVVNALACVVFFSLLCSLGMSLKVSFYTTLCSAFFTIIFPYSSTNYEGNLNMLFIVSSLYFLFEFLRKQRLWHLVFCGIFAGLTINTRDLSYVFLFFVSVFIFGTALKEKNPKIIFVFLIGVAPFFFLWGWYNWIRTGGFFISPSAKAVLNKGYYYIDSIAIGVQKTVFNKNKNIFLYSPILILSILGWNQFFREKKKECILIVSVVAFYLFGSTLLWSDFFSWGPRYTLEITPLLILPLGYWLKPKFSPSKRFFIYSLAAYSLLIQFAGTLVNWHGRIRYFWDKDMEYVFYYRYPQLWDTVKILFINLWNLFLGTLHTFESAQYTPPEISNESLYASNTVFTWWNRLMFMGVNPIWIGIYWVGSLLVVYCSVRYILSFVRGEEGK from the coding sequence ATGACAACTCCGTGTAATAGTTTATTGAAATTTAAAACTTCTCTTTTCTTTCTAATAGCAACGATATATTTGCTGTTTGCGAAGGGGCTGCCGTGGGTTGAAGCGGATTTTCAGTTGGAAATATCCCGGAATTTAGTTCAACGACATTCTCCGTCTCTGGCTAAAGAGACAAATGATACTTTATTAGTCCAGGGGAAAAACGGAGATTGGTATGATTGGCATGGGATTACAAATGTTTTTCTGATGACGCCTATTGCTATGTGTGAACCGATTGTAAGTAAAGTAATACATAAGGATGGGGGCGTTAAACAGGTTACATCTTTTTGGGGAGCATTAACCGGCGTTGTCGTTAATGCATTAGCATGTGTGGTTTTCTTTTCACTGCTTTGTTCCCTTGGAATGTCGCTTAAAGTATCTTTTTACACTACATTATGTTCAGCTTTTTTTACAATTATTTTTCCCTATTCTTCTACGAATTACGAAGGGAATTTAAATATGCTGTTTATAGTGAGCTCATTATATTTTTTATTTGAATTTTTAAGAAAACAGAGATTATGGCATTTAGTTTTTTGTGGAATTTTTGCAGGGTTGACAATCAACACAAGAGACCTCTCGTATGTTTTTCTTTTCTTTGTGTCTGTTTTTATTTTTGGGACTGCTTTAAAAGAAAAAAATCCCAAGATAATATTTGTTTTTTTAATAGGAGTAGCTCCTTTCTTTTTTCTTTGGGGATGGTATAATTGGATAAGGACCGGTGGTTTTTTCATAAGTCCAAGTGCAAAAGCAGTATTAAATAAAGGGTATTACTATATCGACTCTATTGCGATAGGAGTGCAAAAAACAGTTTTTAATAAGAATAAGAACATATTTTTATATTCACCAATTTTAATATTATCGATATTGGGTTGGAATCAATTTTTTAGAGAAAAGAAAAAAGAGTGCATATTAATAGTATCTGTTGTGGCTTTTTATCTTTTCGGAAGCACTTTATTGTGGTCTGATTTTTTTAGTTGGGGACCAAGATATACGCTCGAAATTACTCCATTATTGATTCTGCCTTTAGGATATTGGTTAAAACCCAAATTTTCGCCAAGTAAAAGATTTTTTATTTATAGTTTAGCTGCTTACAGTTTGCTTATTCAATTTGCGGGGACATTGGTTAACTGGCACGGGAGAATCCGCTACTTCTGGGATAAGGATATGGAGTATGTATTTTATTACAGGTATCCGCAATTATGGGATACCGTAAAGATTTTATTTATAAATTTATGGAATTTATTTTTAGGAACATTGCATACTTTTGAAAGCGCCCAATATACGCCCCCGGAGATATCTAATGAGTCTCTTTATGCTTCGAATACGGTATTCACGTGGTGGAACAGGTTAATGTTTATGGGGGTTAATCCTATTTGGATAGGGATTTATTGGGTTGGCAGTTTGTTGGTGGTTTACTGTTCTGTAAGGTATATATTGAGTTTCGTGCGAGGAGAAGAGGGGAAGTAG
- a CDS encoding glycosyltransferase family 2 protein encodes MKLSVITPKDKGVLKNHIDLSISIVHHKNKEFLEKCLDSIFKETKNVTLEIFVIDNCSNDKIPELIKKKYPGITLIRNNKTEGFASNHNKALKLANGRYLLILNNDTIILDSAFDKMVQFMDTNLTIGALGCKMYLTEKMDSASPPSSKYSFTPLREFWDSLVGHSGIQKIFHNSPLIYKPGCSTAGPKAVDTENEVAHISGACMMVRKEVATQVGLMDENYMMFLEETDWCYRIKKQGWKMYYYPKAYIIHYGSKSLGYFENTRKKLHEESLAYFFKKHYGIGGFLLFKMLRIVLFPLMSIHKLYLKITYPQK; translated from the coding sequence ATGAAACTGTCCGTTATTACACCTAAAGACAAAGGAGTATTAAAAAATCATATTGATTTAAGCATATCTATCGTTCATCATAAGAATAAAGAATTTTTAGAAAAATGTCTCGACTCTATATTTAAGGAAACTAAAAACGTAACCCTTGAAATATTTGTAATAGATAATTGTTCAAATGATAAAATACCGGAATTGATTAAAAAAAAATACCCCGGAATTACTTTAATCAGGAACAATAAGACAGAAGGATTTGCAAGCAATCATAACAAAGCATTAAAACTGGCAAACGGACGGTATTTGCTTATCCTGAATAACGATACTATTATTTTAGATTCTGCCTTTGATAAAATGGTACAATTTATGGATACAAACTTAACCATAGGAGCGCTTGGATGTAAAATGTATTTGACAGAAAAAATGGATTCCGCATCTCCGCCATCCTCAAAATACTCTTTTACTCCTCTTAGAGAATTCTGGGACAGTTTAGTAGGACATTCCGGGATACAAAAAATATTCCACAATTCCCCTCTAATTTACAAACCCGGGTGCAGTACCGCAGGTCCGAAAGCAGTTGACACGGAAAACGAAGTGGCACATATAAGCGGGGCATGTATGATGGTACGCAAAGAAGTAGCAACACAAGTAGGCTTAATGGACGAAAACTATATGATGTTTCTTGAAGAAACGGATTGGTGTTATCGAATAAAAAAACAGGGTTGGAAAATGTACTATTATCCGAAAGCTTATATAATCCATTACGGCTCAAAATCATTAGGGTACTTTGAAAATACCAGAAAAAAACTACACGAGGAAAGCCTTGCTTATTTTTTCAAAAAACATTATGGTATCGGTGGATTTCTTTTATTCAAAATGTTAAGAATTGTCCTGTTTCCCCTGATGTCCATACATAAATTATACTTAAAAATAACATACCCTCAAAAATAA
- a CDS encoding SBBP repeat-containing protein produces the protein MKRLFILFIGFIVPLQIFGQVWVARYDGSAHQGDGAFAIAVDDSGNVYVAGASGDTFAYPDYLTIKYNSAGDTVWVRKYDGPDNDGDNAYAIAVDKNGNVYVTGRSVGIGTYYDYATIKYNSAGDVVWVRRYDWGGGTGDKDDEASAIAVDDSGNVYVTGRANGYVTIKYNSFGDSVWVSHYTGTGTGDTPFAHAITVDNNGNVYVTGESGYTDYATIKYNSFGDTVWVRTYSGTGKGYKNLKEYGHTKTKGLTWGGGGTGIAVDINGNVYVTGCITTGVYPYTDYATIKYNSVGDTIWTRRYYGPDSTRKDEATALAIDNNGNVYVTGKSYASGNNPDYATIKYNNSGDTMWVRRYNGPGNSYDWANSIAVDNIGNTYVTGRSCDTGTYYPDYVTIKYNSSGGEEWVQRYNGPGNDFDNAYSIAVDNKGYVYVTGDSYGFSSSGDDCTTIKYSCVGVEESNMKNQISNIQIFPNPFTQTTIIKLENSKLKESKIQIYDICGRLVRTTNNNILGEDLKKGVYFVKINDNKKLLKIIKIGGVK, from the coding sequence ATGAAAAGATTATTTATTCTATTTATAGGATTTATCGTACCTTTACAGATTTTTGGACAGGTATGGGTAGCGAGGTATGATGGTTCAGCGCATCAAGGAGATGGTGCATTTGCAATTGCAGTGGATGATAGTGGAAATGTGTATGTAGCCGGAGCGAGCGGGGATACTTTTGCTTACCCGGATTACTTGACAATAAAATATAACAGTGCGGGAGATACTGTATGGGTTAGGAAATATGATGGACCAGACAATGATGGCGATAATGCATATGCAATTGCAGTTGATAAAAATGGGAACGTATATGTGACGGGAAGGAGTGTTGGAATTGGGACTTATTATGATTATGCGACAATCAAATACAACAGTGCAGGAGATGTAGTATGGGTTAGAAGATATGATTGGGGAGGCGGAACGGGGGATAAAGACGATGAAGCAAGTGCAATAGCAGTGGATGACAGCGGAAATGTATACGTAACAGGACGTGCGAATGGTTATGTAACGATAAAGTATAACAGTTTTGGAGATAGTGTGTGGGTTAGTCACTATACTGGAACAGGGACTGGTGATACTCCTTTTGCACATGCTATAACAGTAGATAACAATGGAAATGTATATGTAACGGGAGAAAGTGGCTATACTGACTATGCAACAATAAAATATAACAGTTTCGGGGATACGGTATGGGTTAGAACTTATAGTGGAACAGGAAAGGGTTATAAAAACTTAAAAGAATATGGTCATACTAAAACAAAAGGACTTACATGGGGAGGGGGTGGCACAGGAATAGCAGTGGACATTAACGGAAATGTGTATGTAACAGGATGTATTACGACAGGAGTGTACCCCTATACTGATTATGCAACGATAAAATATAACAGTGTAGGAGATACAATCTGGACCCGAAGGTATTATGGTCCAGACAGTACTCGTAAAGACGAAGCAACTGCACTTGCAATAGATAATAATGGAAACGTTTATGTTACAGGGAAGAGTTATGCATCAGGAAATAATCCCGATTATGCAACAATAAAATACAACAATTCAGGGGATACTATGTGGGTTAGGAGATATAATGGTCCCGGTAACAGTTATGATTGGGCGAATTCAATTGCAGTGGATAACATCGGGAATACTTATGTAACAGGAAGAAGTTGTGACACCGGGACTTATTATCCTGACTATGTAACGATAAAATACAATAGTTCAGGAGGCGAAGAGTGGGTTCAGAGATATAATGGACCCGGGAATGATTTTGATAATGCATACTCAATCGCAGTAGATAACAAGGGATATGTATATGTAACGGGGGATAGTTATGGTTTTTCTTCTTCCGGAGATGACTGTACGACGATAAAATACTCGTGCGTAGGAGTGGAAGAATCAAATATGAAAAATCAAATATCAAATATTCAAATATTCCCGAATCCGTTTACACAGACTACAATTATAAAATTAGAAAATTCAAAATTGAAAGAGTCTAAAATACAGATATATGACATATGTGGACGATTGGTAAGAACAACGAATAATAATATTCTAGGAGAGGACTTAAAAAAAGGAGTTTATTTTGTGAAGATAAATGATAATAAAAAGTTGTTAAAAATAATAAAGATAGGAGGGGTAAAATGA
- a CDS encoding ankyrin repeat domain-containing protein, translating into MNKREESLFVAIKTGDLEKVKEAIKFSLLSSNADVNIKDRYGYTPLIWALEKGYKEITELLIAKGADVNVKDIQGDTPLNFALRYGYEEIAELLIAKGADVNAKESIWGNTPLTQALEKGYKEIAELLITEGADVNVKDRYGDTPLIQALENGYKEISELLIAEGADVNAKNNNGVTPLIQALEKDYKEIVEILVTKDADVNVKDKYGNNPLIWVLEKGYKKIVELFVTKGADVNAKDRYGYTVLIRASEKGYKEIVELLIAKGANVNAKNNNGVTPLIQASEKGYKEIVEILIAKGADINAETKYYNTALVWALGNGYKEIAELLVAKGADVNVKNNNGVTPLIRASEKGYKEIVELLVAKGADVNVKDRYGNTPLIWALEKDYKEIAGLLIAKGAHRNL; encoded by the coding sequence ATGAACAAACGGGAAGAATCCTTATTTGTAGCAATTAAAACCGGTGATTTAGAAAAAGTAAAAGAAGCAATTAAATTTTCACTTTTATCCAGCAACGCAGATGTTAATATAAAAGACAGGTACGGATATACCCCACTAATTTGGGCATTGGAAAAAGGCTACAAAGAAATTACAGAATTACTTATTGCTAAGGGCGCGGATGTTAATGTGAAAGACATCCAAGGCGATACCCCGCTAAACTTTGCATTGCGGTACGGCTATGAAGAAATCGCAGAATTGCTTATCGCCAAAGGCGCAGATGTTAACGCAAAAGAAAGTATATGGGGAAATACCCCGCTAACCCAAGCATTGGAAAAAGGCTACAAAGAAATCGCAGAATTGCTTATCACTGAAGGTGCAGATGTTAATGTAAAAGACAGATACGGCGATACCCCGCTAATCCAGGCATTAGAAAACGGCTACAAAGAAATCTCAGAATTGCTTATCGCTGAAGGTGCGGATGTTAATGCAAAAAATAATAACGGTGTTACTCCGCTAATCCAGGCATTGGAAAAAGACTACAAAGAAATCGTAGAAATACTTGTCACTAAGGACGCGGATGTTAATGTGAAAGACAAATACGGCAATAACCCGCTAATCTGGGTATTGGAAAAAGGCTACAAAAAAATCGTAGAATTGTTTGTCACTAAGGGCGCGGATGTTAACGCTAAAGACAGATACGGGTATACCGTCCTAATCCGAGCATCAGAAAAGGGGTACAAAGAAATCGTAGAATTACTTATCGCTAAGGGTGCGAATGTTAATGCAAAAAACAATAACGGCGTTACCCCACTAATCCAGGCATCAGAAAAGGGGTACAAAGAAATCGTAGAAATACTTATCGCTAAGGGTGCGGATATTAATGCGGAAACCAAATATTACAATACCGCACTAGTCTGGGCGCTGGGAAACGGTTACAAAGAAATTGCAGAATTGCTTGTCGCTAAGGGTGCGGATGTTAATGTAAAAAATAATAACGGTGTCACTCCGCTAATCCGGGCATCGGAAAAGGGTTACAAAGAAATCGTAGAATTGCTTGTCGCTAAGGGTGCGGATGTTAATGTAAAAGACAGGTACGGCAATACCCCGCTAATCTGGGCATTGGAAAAAGACTACAAAGAAATCGCAGGATTGCTTATCGCTAAAGGGGCACATAGGAACTTATAA
- a CDS encoding formyltransferase family protein, with the protein MNIVVLTNKNSNFGKKVLNRFILDDLQANAVVVIKQPPNYNWKLFNSVKKRVGIWDALCFSIEKMFQGEKYTRDEKPITTDYSKLAQQVFFTHGTNTLQTINILKMLNPDILILGQTGIVKKEILEIPKLGTLNAHPGILPFYRGIDCWKWAVYNNEFDKIGCSVHWVDTGVDTGSIIAVKRNDIASQDFACIENMLYDNCILLLSNVLQRLKTSYIEGTKQEKETGKQYYKMSKKLEKTVKDKLKNIAVKTDRKKI; encoded by the coding sequence ATGAACATTGTCGTTTTGACAAATAAAAATAGCAATTTTGGTAAAAAAGTATTGAACAGATTTATCCTTGACGACCTCCAAGCTAATGCCGTAGTCGTAATTAAACAACCGCCAAACTATAACTGGAAATTATTTAACTCTGTAAAAAAACGAGTCGGCATTTGGGATGCTTTATGCTTTTCCATAGAAAAAATGTTTCAGGGAGAAAAATACACAAGAGATGAAAAACCAATAACAACCGACTATTCTAAATTAGCACAACAGGTATTTTTTACTCACGGGACAAATACTCTACAAACAATAAATATCCTTAAGATGCTGAACCCTGATATTTTAATCCTCGGGCAAACCGGAATAGTTAAAAAGGAAATCCTTGAAATACCAAAACTTGGGACATTGAATGCACATCCTGGAATTCTACCGTTTTATCGCGGTATAGATTGCTGGAAATGGGCTGTTTATAACAACGAGTTTGATAAAATAGGATGTAGTGTCCATTGGGTAGATACAGGTGTTGATACGGGAAGTATAATTGCCGTAAAAAGAAACGATATTGCCAGCCAAGATTTTGCTTGTATTGAAAATATGCTTTACGATAACTGCATTTTATTGCTTTCCAATGTGTTACAAAGATTAAAAACTTCTTATATTGAAGGGACTAAACAAGAAAAAGAAACCGGCAAACAATACTATAAAATGTCTAAAAAATTAGAAAAAACAGTTAAAGATAAATTAAAAAACATTGCAGTAAAAACTGACCGTAAAAAAATATAA
- a CDS encoding glycosyltransferase family 4 protein: MKILLAGNFPCDEKLGSPKILIKLGKELEKRGHFVKYIFSEDLKTALPTKHLRYFNSPLAVFFAVRKYYKLYKGFDIVQIASGDGFIWGLYKRVLKLNNKYICLSIGLEHLDEKVRKENEKLGLLKLSLIHKIGFNVRLRSVELSMKLSDMVICLNSVDKDFIVQHCSIKTEKIKVIPAGVSIKFFLKQKKSYPGKNSLLYVGTWIPRKGVKYLADAYSILANKIDNLSLTIVGGVETEETIKSEFSQNVRNKVQVIPLVPEEELVNIYGNYTIFVFPTLCEGFGMVFLEAMASGLAVITTNAGGAIDIIENNIDGIIVHERDSKAIVSAVEKLTYDNNLLSEIGTRAREKAKNFVWENMAEKIIKIYEK, encoded by the coding sequence ATGAAAATCTTACTGGCCGGAAATTTCCCTTGCGACGAAAAACTTGGTTCGCCCAAAATACTCATTAAACTCGGGAAAGAATTAGAAAAAAGGGGACACTTTGTTAAGTATATATTTAGCGAAGACTTAAAAACCGCCTTGCCGACAAAACATTTACGATACTTTAATTCTCCTCTTGCCGTATTTTTTGCAGTCAGAAAATATTATAAATTATACAAGGGTTTTGATATTGTCCAGATTGCTTCGGGAGACGGTTTTATATGGGGGCTTTATAAAAGAGTTCTAAAACTGAATAACAAATATATTTGTTTATCCATAGGACTTGAACACCTGGATGAAAAAGTCAGGAAAGAAAATGAAAAACTCGGATTGCTGAAATTATCTTTAATACATAAAATAGGATTTAACGTAAGGCTTAGAAGCGTAGAATTATCAATGAAATTAAGCGATATGGTAATATGTTTAAACAGCGTTGATAAAGATTTTATCGTTCAGCATTGTTCCATAAAAACAGAAAAAATAAAAGTAATACCTGCCGGAGTGTCTATAAAGTTTTTTCTAAAACAAAAAAAATCCTATCCCGGCAAAAATTCGTTATTGTATGTCGGGACGTGGATTCCAAGAAAAGGAGTAAAATACCTTGCAGATGCATATTCGATACTTGCAAATAAAATTGATAACCTGAGTTTGACTATAGTGGGAGGAGTAGAAACGGAAGAAACAATTAAATCCGAATTTTCACAAAACGTAAGAAATAAAGTTCAGGTAATTCCGTTAGTTCCTGAAGAAGAGTTGGTTAATATATACGGGAATTATACTATTTTTGTTTTCCCTACTCTTTGCGAAGGGTTCGGTATGGTATTTTTGGAAGCTATGGCATCAGGACTCGCAGTAATCACAACAAACGCAGGAGGAGCAATAGATATAATAGAAAATAATATAGACGGGATTATCGTCCATGAAAGGGATAGTAAAGCTATTGTTTCTGCAGTTGAAAAACTCACATATGATAACAATCTACTATCGGAAATTGGCACAAGAGCAAGAGAAAAAGCCAAGAATTTTGTATGGGAAAATATGGCAGAAAAAATAATCAAGATATACGAAAAATAA